The Psychrobacter sp. LV10R520-6 genome includes a region encoding these proteins:
- a CDS encoding AMP-binding protein, translating into MTDFHTGLNKNPANYQPLTPIDFIIRSAQVYPDKTAIVYDDLNVNNLTQTWQQTFIRCRQLADGLRKLGIDKNDTVAVMLPNIPAMIECAFGAPMSGGVLCTLNTRLDINVLTFCLQHAEAKVLILDSEFAEHAEIITETFPDLMIIHVTDDAIEVERFGQMTYEELIASSDRLDNWERPADEWDAIALNYTSGTTGTPKGVVYHHRGAALNAVSNILDWDMPKHPIYLWTLPLFHCNGWCFPWSIAERAGVNVCLRKIDADLILQMIAKYQVTHYCAAPVVHNMIAGGKPEYKEAISHKVKGWVAGAPPSETMLAQMEEMDFAITHTYGLTEVYGPVTICAEQEEWGQLTIAERAQKKSRQGVTSHLMTGFEVFKQGTTEPVKDDGEEMGELALRGNMVMKGYLKSRKATEAAFANGWFRTGDLGVKYPDGYIKIMDRLKDIIISGGENISSIEVENVLYKMAAIQSCAVVAAPHDKWGEVPIAFIEIHEGSTLQRDTVIEHCRQHLPRFKVPKHIIFAEIPKTSTGKVQKFELRQAAKSLAHETSKVTQKSN; encoded by the coding sequence ATGACTGACTTTCATACGGGTCTCAATAAAAACCCTGCCAACTATCAACCGCTTACCCCTATTGATTTTATTATTCGTAGTGCGCAGGTTTATCCCGATAAAACCGCCATTGTTTATGATGACCTCAATGTTAATAATCTGACTCAAACCTGGCAGCAAACCTTTATTCGTTGCCGACAACTGGCTGATGGTCTGCGTAAACTGGGTATTGATAAAAACGATACGGTCGCAGTCATGTTGCCCAATATCCCAGCAATGATAGAATGCGCATTTGGCGCACCGATGTCGGGCGGGGTTCTTTGCACCTTAAATACCCGTTTGGATATCAATGTGCTGACCTTTTGTCTGCAACATGCCGAAGCCAAAGTTCTAATCTTAGACAGTGAGTTTGCTGAGCACGCCGAAATTATCACTGAGACCTTTCCCGATTTAATGATCATTCATGTCACCGATGACGCGATAGAGGTGGAACGTTTCGGGCAAATGACCTATGAAGAATTAATTGCTAGCTCAGACCGTTTAGATAATTGGGAGCGACCAGCAGACGAGTGGGATGCGATTGCGCTCAATTATACCTCTGGCACCACCGGTACTCCAAAAGGCGTGGTTTACCATCATCGCGGCGCCGCATTAAACGCGGTTTCAAATATATTAGACTGGGATATGCCCAAGCATCCAATATATCTGTGGACGCTGCCATTATTTCACTGCAATGGCTGGTGCTTTCCGTGGTCTATCGCTGAGCGCGCTGGGGTCAATGTCTGCCTACGTAAGATTGATGCCGATTTGATTTTGCAAATGATTGCTAAATATCAAGTGACTCATTATTGCGCTGCGCCTGTGGTACATAATATGATAGCTGGCGGTAAGCCAGAATATAAAGAGGCGATTAGCCATAAAGTCAAAGGTTGGGTTGCAGGCGCACCGCCATCTGAAACTATGCTCGCACAAATGGAAGAGATGGACTTCGCTATCACCCACACTTACGGCCTTACCGAAGTATATGGACCGGTGACGATTTGCGCGGAACAAGAGGAGTGGGGCCAGCTTACCATTGCCGAACGTGCGCAAAAGAAATCGCGCCAAGGCGTAACCTCGCATTTAATGACCGGTTTTGAGGTCTTTAAACAAGGGACCACTGAACCGGTAAAAGACGATGGTGAAGAGATGGGTGAGCTGGCCCTGCGCGGTAATATGGTAATGAAAGGTTACCTAAAAAGCCGCAAAGCCACTGAAGCCGCCTTTGCTAATGGTTGGTTCCGTACTGGAGATTTAGGGGTCAAATATCCCGATGGTTATATCAAAATCATGGATCGGCTTAAAGATATCATCATCTCCGGTGGTGAAAATATCTCCAGTATTGAAGTCGAAAACGTCTTATATAAAATGGCGGCTATTCAAAGTTGCGCGGTCGTTGCCGCACCGCACGATAAATGGGGTGAAGTACCGATTGCGTTTATCGAAATTCATGAGGGCAGTACCTTACAGCGTGATACGGTGATTGAGCATTGCCGCCAACACCTGCCAAGATTTAAAGTGCCCAAGCATATTATCTTTGCTGAAATTCCAAAAACCAGTACCGGTAAAGTGCAAAAGTTTGAATTGCGCCAAGCAGCAAAATCGTTAGCGCACGAAACCTCTAAAGTGACGCAAAAATCGAACTAA
- the pgsA gene encoding CDP-diacylglycerol--glycerol-3-phosphate 3-phosphatidyltransferase translates to MTESTHLQAQNTKSIFNLPNNLTIARILMIPLFVAIAYWPPAMGIGMPAISDNVIARVGMSEFSDSLLRHLLLTAVFIIAAITDWLDGYFARKLNVVSAFGRFLDPVADKLMVAAALIILVQWHPNIIMAIAAIVIISREIAVSALREWMAELGKSTSVAVSYVGKLKTTFQMIAITVLLLNWESLEMIGYILMVAAVILTLWSMFIYLRAAWPYLKQSG, encoded by the coding sequence ATGACCGAAAGCACGCACTTGCAAGCACAGAATACGAAAAGTATTTTTAATTTGCCTAATAACTTAACCATCGCGCGCATCTTAATGATTCCGCTGTTTGTCGCGATTGCTTATTGGCCACCGGCAATGGGTATTGGGATGCCTGCGATTTCAGATAACGTCATCGCACGAGTAGGGATGAGCGAATTTAGCGATAGTTTACTGCGACATTTATTGTTGACTGCCGTATTTATTATTGCGGCGATTACCGATTGGCTTGATGGTTATTTTGCCCGTAAGCTTAATGTCGTGTCAGCCTTTGGGCGATTTTTGGATCCAGTCGCTGATAAGCTGATGGTAGCAGCGGCACTTATTATTTTGGTCCAGTGGCATCCCAATATTATTATGGCAATTGCTGCGATTGTCATTATCTCGCGTGAAATTGCAGTCTCCGCTCTACGTGAATGGATGGCAGAGCTGGGCAAAAGCACTAGTGTGGCGGTCTCTTATGTCGGTAAACTTAAGACCACCTTTCAGATGATTGCCATCACCGTGCTACTGCTGAACTGGGAGTCGCTTGAGATGATCGGCTATATCTTAATGGTAGCAGCAGTCATCTTAACCTTATGGTCGATGTTCATCTACCTCAGAGCAGCATGGCCTTATTTAAAGCAAAGTGGCTAG
- a CDS encoding pyridoxamine 5'-phosphate oxidase family protein, with the protein MSNQEKIDKIQEVIKDVNFAMMTTINKKGDLHAWPMTTTETSIGAKEIWFIGDKTSDVVKDIQDNPRVGLSYATQDAKNYVSVSGNAELSDDKDKLDELWSPIASAFFEHGKEDENVQLIKVVPHGVECWISGSSTVNMFKMAAAAVQDGKTAEDVGEQFNISL; encoded by the coding sequence ATGAGCAACCAAGAAAAAATTGACAAAATCCAAGAAGTTATCAAAGACGTTAATTTTGCCATGATGACCACTATAAATAAGAAAGGTGATCTACATGCTTGGCCAATGACTACTACTGAAACTAGCATCGGTGCTAAAGAAATCTGGTTTATTGGTGACAAAACCTCAGACGTCGTTAAAGATATTCAAGATAACCCAAGAGTAGGTCTGTCTTATGCAACCCAAGATGCGAAGAATTATGTTTCTGTGAGTGGTAATGCAGAGTTGTCAGATGACAAAGACAAACTAGATGAGCTGTGGTCACCCATTGCTAGTGCTTTTTTTGAACACGGTAAAGAAGATGAAAATGTTCAATTAATTAAAGTCGTACCTCATGGAGTTGAGTGCTGGATTAGCGGTAGCTCTACTGTAAATATGTTTAAGATGGCAGCAGCAGCGGTACAAGACGGTAAGACGGCTGAAGATGTAGGCGAGCAGTTCAATATCTCTCTATAG
- the purL gene encoding phosphoribosylformylglycinamidine synthase — protein MMTIAGQPFLTDFQTQQLISQFQQKTNLSITQISTQQVYVLSRELDGDEHKKALDLLGVNKRADGNIEITAPQDNQLQVIVSPRFGTISPWASKATDIFNNCEIKINRVERVIVYTLTLADNTSDKTLPKVAEQLLFDRMTQSLVYDLSDTSKLFDDQQPASLNHIDVMGEGREALESANTEFGFALSSEDIDYLMNAYVNELKRNPTDVELMMFAQANSEHCRHKIFNSEWTIDGEVQAKSLFQMIKNTYKANPQGILSAYKDNAAVMAGSEGWRFYPVPENATDGTVNNNPAHPYSFHQENIDILMKVETHNHPTAIAPYAGAATGVGGEIRDEGATGRGGKPKAGLTGFHVSHLHIPELAEKWEQSGQVSTQDYGTPDRMATSLEIMTEAPLGSANFSNEFGRPNLCGYFRSFQLDMSAAKDGSQMRGYHKPIMLAGGYGNIKRNLIEKNSIQQGDLLIVLGGPAMQIGLGGGAASSVDSGSLDEGLDFASVQRDNAEMERRCQEVMDRCWALAGNEELGNEEPGNDVDVSNNVNKKGKDGNPIVSLHDVGAGGLSNAMPELVNDHEMGAHLNLRRIPSLEAGMSPMAIWSNEAQERYVLAIHPESEAQFDAICARERCPYAILGTATDVRQLIVDDELLAEQPVDMPMQVLLGGTPQMKRHFSRQESVLPALELDDVNIAESITDVLRHPTVASKSFLISIGDRSISGMVVRDQYVGRYQVPVADCAITASGLLNLDGQPMSGEAMSVGERTPVALISPTASARLAVGEAITNIAGARIDQLSDITMSANWMAACGDDAEDAALFDAVHAIGEELCPALGIAIPVGKDSLSMRANWTDSDANNSEHGSQDKSVVSPMSLVITAFAPVIDVAQTLTPELINGDSAFYRIDLSKGKLRLGGSILAQTLSQLGNECPDLAQPSDLVDFFNFIQAGNAQDIISAYHDIGDGGLLATIAEMQFTSRQGIKLSLTDDNLLGQLFSEELGAVIQVMPEDVPALMQLAEEFNVSDMLSLVGQSSEEESLLIQTPTLMGDKTLSFSRGKLQQEWSQVSYQIARRRDNPACVQQEYDLITDSSYQGLIATPNFDLSQAIEAPYLNSRANKPKVAILREQGVNGQLEMAAGFTQAGFEAVDVHMSDLLKGRINLRDFEGLVTCGGFSYGDVLGAGSGWANSILFHDDLRMQFVRFFARPETFTLGVCNGCQMMAQLKDLIPGAENFPRFIANKSARFEARTVNVKVERTKSVLFKGMQDSILPIAVAHGEGFATLNATEIDGMAKHGQLAMRYVDSQGQPTETYPLNPNGSVGGVTGLCSTDGRVTIMMPHPERTLRAYNHSWKPAVWDEDGAWMRMFRNARAWVR, from the coding sequence ATGATGACCATCGCCGGACAACCGTTCTTAACCGACTTTCAGACGCAGCAACTCATCAGTCAGTTTCAGCAAAAAACCAATCTAAGCATCACCCAAATCAGCACTCAACAAGTCTATGTGCTATCACGGGAATTAGACGGTGATGAGCATAAAAAGGCGTTGGATTTGCTTGGTGTTAATAAAAGAGCTGATGGCAATATTGAAATTACTGCGCCACAAGATAACCAGTTACAAGTGATAGTCAGTCCGCGCTTCGGTACGATATCGCCATGGGCAAGCAAAGCGACCGATATTTTTAATAATTGTGAAATTAAGATCAATCGTGTTGAGCGAGTTATCGTCTATACGCTCACGCTTGCAGACAATACATCTGATAAGACCTTACCGAAAGTGGCCGAGCAGTTATTATTTGACCGTATGACCCAAAGCTTGGTTTATGATTTAAGCGACACCAGCAAATTATTTGATGATCAGCAGCCCGCATCATTGAATCATATCGACGTGATGGGGGAAGGGCGCGAAGCATTAGAATCAGCCAATACAGAATTTGGTTTTGCATTATCTAGCGAAGATATCGACTATTTAATGAATGCCTACGTCAATGAGCTCAAGCGCAATCCGACGGACGTTGAACTGATGATGTTCGCGCAAGCCAACTCTGAGCATTGCCGTCATAAGATATTTAATTCTGAATGGACGATTGATGGCGAAGTCCAAGCTAAGTCATTATTCCAAATGATTAAGAATACTTATAAAGCCAATCCACAAGGTATTTTGTCTGCTTATAAAGACAATGCGGCAGTGATGGCAGGCTCTGAAGGCTGGCGTTTTTATCCGGTTCCTGAAAATGCAACTGACGGTACTGTTAATAATAACCCCGCTCATCCATATAGCTTCCATCAAGAAAACATCGATATCTTAATGAAAGTTGAAACTCACAATCACCCAACGGCGATTGCTCCTTATGCTGGCGCGGCGACTGGTGTGGGTGGCGAGATTCGTGATGAAGGTGCAACCGGTCGTGGCGGTAAGCCAAAAGCTGGCTTGACTGGCTTTCATGTGTCACATCTTCATATTCCTGAGCTAGCAGAAAAATGGGAACAGTCCGGTCAAGTGAGCACGCAAGATTATGGTACGCCAGATCGTATGGCCACCAGCCTTGAGATTATGACCGAGGCTCCTTTAGGCAGTGCCAACTTCTCTAATGAGTTTGGGCGTCCGAACTTGTGCGGTTATTTCCGTAGCTTCCAACTTGACATGTCAGCCGCCAAAGATGGCAGCCAAATGCGCGGTTATCACAAGCCAATCATGCTGGCAGGGGGTTACGGTAATATCAAACGCAACTTAATCGAAAAAAACAGCATTCAGCAAGGTGATCTATTAATCGTCCTTGGTGGCCCTGCCATGCAAATTGGTTTGGGTGGCGGCGCAGCATCATCCGTTGATAGTGGCTCACTAGATGAAGGCTTGGACTTTGCCTCGGTGCAACGTGATAACGCTGAGATGGAACGTCGCTGCCAAGAAGTAATGGATCGCTGCTGGGCCTTAGCTGGTAATGAAGAGCTGGGTAATGAAGAGCCGGGTAATGATGTCGATGTTAGTAACAATGTTAATAAGAAGGGCAAAGATGGCAACCCAATCGTTTCTCTGCATGATGTAGGCGCAGGCGGCTTATCCAATGCTATGCCGGAATTGGTCAATGACCATGAAATGGGTGCGCATCTCAATCTACGTCGCATTCCATCGTTAGAAGCTGGCATGTCGCCAATGGCGATTTGGTCGAATGAAGCGCAAGAGCGTTATGTGTTGGCGATTCACCCAGAAAGTGAAGCGCAGTTCGATGCTATTTGCGCCCGTGAGCGCTGCCCGTATGCCATCTTAGGTACGGCGACTGATGTGCGTCAGCTTATCGTTGATGATGAATTATTAGCGGAACAACCCGTCGATATGCCCATGCAAGTCTTGCTTGGCGGCACGCCGCAGATGAAGCGTCACTTTAGCCGTCAAGAAAGCGTCTTGCCAGCATTAGAGCTGGACGATGTTAATATAGCCGAATCTATCACTGATGTATTACGCCATCCTACCGTTGCTAGTAAGTCATTCTTAATTAGCATTGGTGACCGTTCTATCTCTGGTATGGTAGTGCGTGATCAGTATGTCGGTCGCTATCAAGTGCCGGTTGCTGACTGTGCAATAACCGCTTCTGGTTTGCTTAATCTTGATGGGCAACCGATGAGCGGTGAAGCGATGAGTGTCGGTGAACGTACGCCGGTCGCCTTGATTAGTCCAACCGCCTCTGCGCGATTGGCAGTGGGTGAAGCGATTACCAACATCGCTGGTGCTCGCATTGACCAGTTGTCTGATATCACTATGTCGGCAAACTGGATGGCTGCTTGTGGTGACGATGCAGAAGATGCCGCCTTATTTGATGCGGTTCATGCGATTGGTGAAGAGCTATGCCCTGCGTTAGGTATTGCTATTCCAGTCGGTAAAGACTCGCTATCTATGCGTGCCAACTGGACGGATAGCGATGCCAACAATTCTGAGCATGGTAGTCAGGATAAATCAGTAGTCTCACCAATGAGCCTCGTTATTACTGCTTTTGCGCCAGTGATTGATGTCGCACAAACCCTAACGCCTGAACTCATTAATGGCGATAGCGCGTTTTATCGTATTGATTTATCTAAAGGAAAATTGCGTTTAGGCGGCTCTATCTTGGCGCAAACGCTTAGCCAATTGGGTAATGAATGCCCAGATTTAGCCCAACCTAGCGACTTGGTCGATTTCTTTAACTTTATCCAAGCGGGTAACGCGCAAGACATTATCAGTGCTTATCACGATATCGGTGATGGTGGCTTATTAGCAACTATTGCTGAGATGCAATTTACCAGTCGTCAAGGTATCAAGCTGTCATTGACCGATGATAATCTGCTTGGTCAGTTATTCAGTGAAGAACTAGGCGCGGTCATTCAAGTCATGCCGGAAGACGTGCCAGCATTGATGCAATTGGCAGAAGAATTTAACGTCAGTGATATGCTGAGCTTAGTCGGTCAAAGCTCTGAAGAAGAAAGTTTGCTTATCCAAACCCCGACGCTCATGGGCGATAAGACTCTAAGCTTTAGCCGTGGTAAGTTACAACAAGAATGGAGTCAGGTTAGCTATCAAATCGCCCGCCGCCGTGATAACCCTGCTTGCGTGCAACAAGAATATGACTTGATTACCGATAGCAGCTATCAAGGTCTGATTGCCACGCCAAACTTTGATTTGAGCCAAGCGATTGAAGCACCTTACCTTAATAGCCGTGCCAATAAACCAAAAGTCGCTATCTTACGGGAACAAGGCGTCAATGGTCAGTTAGAAATGGCAGCAGGCTTTACCCAAGCCGGCTTTGAAGCAGTAGACGTCCATATGAGCGACTTGCTAAAAGGCCGTATTAATCTACGCGACTTCGAAGGGTTAGTGACTTGTGGCGGCTTTAGCTACGGTGACGTATTGGGTGCAGGCTCAGGCTGGGCGAACTCTATCTTATTCCATGACGACTTACGCATGCAGTTTGTCCGCTTCTTTGCCCGTCCGGAAACCTTTACCTTGGGTGTCTGTAACGGTTGCCAGATGATGGCGCAGTTGAAAGACTTGATCCCTGGTGCAGAAAACTTCCCACGCTTTATCGCGAATAAATCGGCTCGCTTTGAAGCGCGTACGGTCAACGTCAAAGTTGAGCGCACTAAGTCGGTATTATTCAAAGGTATGCAAGACAGTATCTTACCGATCGCGGTTGCTCACGGTGAAGGCTTTGCCACCCTCAATGCCACAGAAATTGACGGTATGGCCAAACATGGTCAACTCGCCATGCGTTATGTAGACAGTCAAGGTCAGCCAACCGAGACTTATCCGCTCAATCCAAACGGTTCGGTCGGCGGGGTCACGGGTCTATGTAGCACCGATGGTCGGGTCACAATTATGATGCCGCACCCTGAGCGTACGCTACGCGCGTACAATCACAGCTGGAAACCAGCTGTTTGGGACGAAGATGGCGCGTGGATGCGAATGTTCCGTAATGCGCGGGCTTGGGTTCGTTAA
- a CDS encoding DEAD/DEAH box helicase, with product MNISEEVIERLRDCQKESIKTVSTYLSSRSKKSCLISLPTGAGKSGVICIASHSSKSKRVLILTHRRPVCDQLAKQLKGDFYKKILGDEADISNLKPLFKDIDNFEKEGIYCTTVQMITKLSESELDSIKDKVDLVIFDEGHAEPASKWSKAVRKFECKKLIITATPYRNDLFSFDIDVKHHYIYTFKKAVEKHDIVEPNFEVVNEDRLIERIREIKGSQPESVCIVKCKKFSDVQQYFEWLKTEFNTVAIHDSYAKSDDENTLQSVPANIHEKDYEVIIHQRKLDEGVDLPQAKILILTYPVGSGRELVQTVGRVVRTYKQYQPYVIGLDNNNNLDLWSNFKEFDEYLSNEKTAKKFIKTLDTAVLIESYIDEFPEHSYYNSGFKKKFDFKGFDPVESLEIPLASVCFYKKNPEFDLADCLDKLYWEFNRQGALSKYDAEFGVVTSIVFSNSRFLKDSLFFEPSLEIMVVKELGQEYIAIFDSQGRKFSDNKDLGIGRAVDMDTLFKVISEANNTTHTKQANTRALQKSDHRPEGISYIGNLEAINHPATNSNYAIRTGVFNSINTVKNTIDNSFYLGVGSGRVSDQKKRRFSYHEFMAWLDDISNKFKTDNTLQSNFVRSFAKSADSAPEEEPSACMLDFTIFEDLSFYYNNIEHPLANDYIYKIYDQGFCLLDICDLSFVRKYSPKFLPSSTFTLCVDKSHTERTKVRLSFDDENKLCIDTSDKLKFYINNKSLEPEQAFNKDTIKLLYNNGITFLGGEFFELQMPTDSGVLNRNLISKIISLDCLLEVGLSEKDERNTAPSNFGADSIFYQIDKLSNIKNNNPSLESLGDFYRYLPNVDLILCTDMGTEPADFILSSEDRLIMVHVKCGKASQSPKSSAGAIYEVGSQAVKNLHTLVSQKFERYANDTNLRNNWKVSSNKSNQVELDSRIRLYNGKYDLNLFQQPDTLNKVFEEINKRRKDVLVKKEVWLVIGNAFSNSHFTKQMKNISNAEDESKQAYQLVETWLSTLSSHDVDLKMFVSH from the coding sequence ATGAATATAAGTGAAGAAGTTATTGAAAGGTTAAGAGACTGTCAAAAGGAAAGCATAAAAACTGTATCTACATATCTTAGTTCACGAAGTAAGAAGTCTTGTCTAATAAGCTTGCCAACTGGCGCTGGTAAAAGTGGCGTTATTTGTATAGCTAGTCATAGCTCTAAATCTAAACGAGTATTAATTCTCACCCATAGAAGACCTGTCTGCGACCAGCTTGCAAAACAACTAAAAGGTGACTTTTACAAAAAAATCCTAGGTGACGAAGCTGATATATCAAACCTTAAGCCATTATTCAAAGATATTGATAACTTTGAAAAAGAAGGCATTTATTGTACTACAGTCCAAATGATTACAAAGCTTTCTGAATCTGAATTAGACTCTATAAAAGATAAGGTTGATTTAGTAATATTTGATGAAGGTCATGCTGAGCCAGCTTCGAAATGGAGTAAAGCTGTTAGAAAATTTGAATGTAAGAAGTTAATCATTACAGCTACACCCTATAGAAACGATTTGTTTAGTTTCGATATTGATGTGAAACATCATTATATATATACGTTTAAAAAGGCGGTTGAGAAGCACGATATTGTAGAGCCGAATTTTGAAGTAGTTAATGAAGATAGGTTAATTGAGAGAATTAGAGAGATAAAAGGCTCACAACCTGAATCAGTATGCATAGTAAAGTGTAAAAAGTTTTCAGATGTCCAACAGTATTTCGAATGGTTAAAAACTGAATTCAATACTGTAGCAATCCATGATAGTTATGCAAAATCAGATGATGAAAATACATTACAGAGTGTTCCTGCAAATATCCATGAAAAAGACTACGAAGTAATAATTCATCAAAGGAAATTAGATGAAGGCGTTGATTTGCCTCAGGCTAAAATACTTATCCTCACTTATCCTGTAGGTAGTGGTAGAGAATTAGTTCAAACAGTGGGCAGAGTGGTAAGAACATACAAACAATATCAACCTTATGTTATAGGACTGGATAATAATAACAATTTGGATTTATGGAGTAATTTTAAAGAGTTTGACGAATATCTATCTAATGAAAAAACTGCTAAGAAGTTTATTAAAACGCTAGATACGGCTGTTTTAATTGAGAGCTATATCGATGAGTTTCCTGAACATAGTTATTATAACTCTGGCTTTAAGAAAAAATTTGATTTCAAAGGATTTGACCCTGTTGAATCTCTTGAAATCCCATTGGCATCAGTTTGCTTTTACAAGAAAAATCCAGAGTTTGATTTAGCCGATTGTTTGGATAAATTATATTGGGAATTTAACCGTCAAGGTGCTCTATCAAAATATGACGCTGAATTTGGTGTAGTAACTTCAATAGTTTTTAGTAATTCAAGATTTCTAAAAGATAGTCTATTTTTTGAACCATCGTTAGAAATAATGGTAGTAAAAGAGCTAGGTCAAGAATATATAGCTATTTTCGACAGCCAAGGAAGAAAGTTTAGTGATAATAAGGATCTAGGAATTGGAAGAGCAGTAGACATGGATACACTATTTAAGGTGATTTCCGAAGCTAACAATACAACTCATACGAAGCAAGCAAATACTAGAGCCTTACAGAAAAGTGATCATCGACCTGAAGGCATTTCGTACATAGGCAATTTAGAGGCTATCAATCATCCGGCAACTAATTCAAATTATGCGATTAGAACTGGAGTATTTAATAGTATTAATACCGTAAAAAATACGATTGATAATTCATTTTATTTAGGTGTGGGTTCCGGAAGAGTTTCTGATCAAAAAAAACGTAGATTTAGCTATCATGAATTTATGGCTTGGCTAGATGACATATCTAATAAATTTAAGACAGATAATACATTACAAAGTAATTTTGTACGCTCGTTTGCTAAGTCTGCTGACTCTGCTCCAGAAGAAGAACCTTCAGCATGTATGTTAGATTTCACAATTTTTGAGGATTTATCTTTTTATTATAATAATATAGAACATCCTCTCGCTAATGATTACATTTATAAAATTTATGACCAAGGTTTTTGTCTTTTAGATATTTGTGACTTAAGTTTCGTGCGTAAATATTCACCTAAATTTCTTCCTTCATCAACCTTTACTCTTTGTGTAGATAAGTCCCATACTGAACGTACTAAAGTTCGGCTTTCTTTTGATGATGAGAACAAACTCTGTATAGATACTAGTGATAAGTTAAAATTTTATATCAATAATAAGTCGTTAGAACCTGAGCAAGCTTTTAATAAAGATACTATTAAACTCTTATATAACAACGGTATAACTTTCTTAGGAGGAGAGTTTTTTGAGCTGCAAATGCCTACTGATAGTGGAGTACTCAATAGGAATCTCATTTCGAAAATTATCTCATTAGATTGCCTTTTAGAAGTCGGGTTATCAGAAAAAGATGAGAGAAATACAGCTCCAAGCAATTTTGGAGCAGACTCAATATTCTATCAAATAGATAAATTATCAAATATCAAGAATAACAACCCATCACTAGAAAGCTTAGGTGATTTTTATCGTTATTTACCAAATGTAGACCTTATCTTGTGTACAGACATGGGTACAGAGCCGGCAGATTTTATCTTATCATCAGAAGATAGGTTGATTATGGTTCATGTGAAATGTGGAAAAGCTTCGCAAAGCCCAAAATCATCAGCTGGAGCAATATATGAAGTTGGCAGCCAAGCTGTTAAAAACCTGCATACTCTAGTTAGTCAAAAATTTGAGCGTTATGCTAACGATACTAATTTAAGAAACAACTGGAAGGTATCGTCTAATAAATCTAATCAAGTAGAACTAGATAGCCGCATTAGATTGTACAATGGAAAATATGATTTAAACTTATTTCAACAACCCGATACACTAAATAAGGTTTTTGAGGAAATAAACAAACGACGTAAAGATGTATTGGTAAAAAAAGAAGTTTGGCTTGTCATTGGAAATGCATTCTCAAATAGTCATTTCACTAAACAAATGAAAAACATCTCTAATGCTGAAGACGAAAGCAAGCAAGCTTATCAGCTCGTTGAGACGTGGTTGAGCACTCTATCGAGTCATGATGTAGACTTAAAAATGTTTGTATCTCATTAA